The Mesorhizobium sp. AR10 genome includes the window ACTTAGCTAGACCGCTTTCGCCGGGCCGAAAGGTCTCCGGCCTCACCTCTTCCCCTTTTTCATATCGACGGATTTACGCACATGAGCGCACCGCGCACCCTCTACGACAAGATATTCGACGAGCACGTCGTCGACCGCCAGGACGACGGCACCTGCCTGCTCTACATCGACCGTCATCTGGTGCATGAAGTCACCAGCCCGCAGGCTTTCGAAGGCCTGCGCATGACTGGCCGCAAGGTCCGGCATCCGGAAAAGACGCTGGCCGTGGTCGACCACAATGTCTCGACCTCGCCCGAGCGCAAGTTCGGCATCAAGAACGAGGAAAGCCGCATCCAGGTCGAGGCGCTGGCGAAGAACGCCAAGGATTTCGGCGTTGAATATTATTCCGAGACCGATATCCGCCAGGGCATCGTCCACATCATCGGCCCGGAGCAGGGTTTTACGCTGCCCGGCATGACCATCGTCTGCGGCGATAGCCACACCTCGACGCACGGTGCTTTCGGCGCGCTGGCGCATGGCATCGGCACGTCGGAAGTCGAGCATGTGCTGGCAACGCAGACGCTGATCCAGCGCAAGGCCAAGAACATGCTGGTGCGCGTCGACGGACAATTGCCGGAAGGTGTCACCGCCAAGGACATCATCCTCGCCATCATCGGCGAGATCGGCACCGCCGGCGGCACCGGCTACGTCATCGAATATGCCGGCGAGGCGATCCGTGCGCTGTCCATGGAAGGCCGCATGACCATCTGCAACATGTCGATCGAGGGCGGTGCACGCGCCGGCCTGATCGCAGCCGACGAGACGACCTTCGCCTACGTCAAGGACAAGCCGCGCGCGCCCAAGGGCGCGTCGTGGGATGCCGCACTTGCCTATTGGCAGACGCTGCAGTCCGACGAGGGTGCACATTTCGACAAGGTGATCGTGCTCGACGCGGCGAAGCTGCCGCCGATCGTCTCCTGGGGCTCGTCGCCCGAGGACGTCGTCTCGGTGCAGGGCATCGTGCCGAACCCGGACGATATCACCGACGAGAACAAGCGCACCTCCAAGCAACGCGCGCTCGACTATATGGGCCTGACGCCGGGCACCAAGATCACCGATATCACGCTCGACCGCGTCTTCATTGGCTCCTGCACCAATGGCCGCATCGAAGACCTGCGCGCCGTCGCCAAGGTGGTCGAAGGCAAGACAGTCAGCCCGCACGTCGATGCGATGATCGTGCCGGGCTCCGGGCTGGTCAAGGAACAGGCGGAAGCCGAAGGCCTCGACAAGATCTTTGTCGCCGCCGGCTTCGACTGGCGCGAGCCGGGCTGCTCGATGTGCCTTGCCATGAACGACGACCGGCTGAAGCCGCATGAGCGCTGCGCCTCGACCTCGAACCGCAATTTCGAGGGCCGTCAGGGTTTCAAGGGCCGCACCCATCTGGTGTCGCCGGCCATGGCGGCGGCGGCGGCGATCGCCGGCCACTTCGTCGACATTCGCGAGTGGAAATAATCCGGCGCGAGTGGAAATAATCCGGACTGTAGTAGTCCATGTCCGCGCCCATGCCAGAACCCCGGACCGCACAGCGGTTCGGGGTTTTTCTTTGACGGCTGGCCTCTATTCGATTTCGCTTAACTGCTTGTTTGGGCTTCCGGTTTAAGACCTTCCCTCACGGAAACGAGAGAAGTCACCATCCTTGGACACCGGCCTGTTCATAGCGCTGCTCAATCCGACGATCGCGCTGGCGCTCGGCGCGGCGTTCCTCGTGCTGTGGTTCTATCAGCGCCATCGCCCCTATCTGGCGGTGCTGGCCGCAAGCTATTCCGCTTCCGCCGCCGGCTTCCTGCTGCAGTATTTCACGCTGCCCATCGGCATGGCGCCGACCAAGCTCCTGTCCAACATATGCTTCACCTTTGCCGCCTGCTGTCTAGTCGGCGCGGTCGTGGCGCGCTACGGTCGGCGTGTGCCCTATGTCGGCATCGGCGTCCTGGCAGGTGGCGGACTGGCCGCGTTCTGCTGGTTCCTGTTCGTCCAGCCGGATCTGACATGGCGGATTCTTTCCATAAATTTCGGCTTCGGTGGCCTCAGCCTGCTTGTCGCCGCCGAACTGCGCGCGGTGCGCAACAACGGTCCGACCGAAAAAATCCTGTTCGTGCTGTCGCTGCTGTCCGGGTTGAATTTCATCGGGCGGACGCTGGCCGTGGT containing:
- the leuC gene encoding 3-isopropylmalate dehydratase large subunit, which translates into the protein MSAPRTLYDKIFDEHVVDRQDDGTCLLYIDRHLVHEVTSPQAFEGLRMTGRKVRHPEKTLAVVDHNVSTSPERKFGIKNEESRIQVEALAKNAKDFGVEYYSETDIRQGIVHIIGPEQGFTLPGMTIVCGDSHTSTHGAFGALAHGIGTSEVEHVLATQTLIQRKAKNMLVRVDGQLPEGVTAKDIILAIIGEIGTAGGTGYVIEYAGEAIRALSMEGRMTICNMSIEGGARAGLIAADETTFAYVKDKPRAPKGASWDAALAYWQTLQSDEGAHFDKVIVLDAAKLPPIVSWGSSPEDVVSVQGIVPNPDDITDENKRTSKQRALDYMGLTPGTKITDITLDRVFIGSCTNGRIEDLRAVAKVVEGKTVSPHVDAMIVPGSGLVKEQAEAEGLDKIFVAAGFDWREPGCSMCLAMNDDRLKPHERCASTSNRNFEGRQGFKGRTHLVSPAMAAAAAIAGHFVDIREWK